From the genome of Nasonia vitripennis strain AsymCx chromosome 1, Nvit_psr_1.1, whole genome shotgun sequence, one region includes:
- the LOC103315492 gene encoding SET and MYND domain-containing protein DDB_G0273591 produces MQTQQTMDAHSDFLTVRKQLCDFEVAEEEKKGNVLRKCSAASTNLRTSGNKLYRSKDHDKRTHENILSLYSESIAFAPVDSEELALAYSNRSALLLHLHYPEKSLIDIVKALGITKSTYLRTKLLSRKAKCLELIKKSADREDNSSDELKIPKFTPSKQLPCVADCVKVDYNKQFGRHMVATRDIEPGEVIIAETGHVVFPSGEQMYLNCSNCLRLAWTGIPCDFCAFAIFCSETCKKEAWNAYHDIECCIIPYIFLKQKDKSLLSHMMITARIFITAVKREGLEHIMHTAEAIDNQDIHAQNVRTTEEFNCTKFKYLYNLSSHDQDIIRHYGHAQYIEEDYLLSVLYKCTSIFSTFQKINSDNKELYVKMFSDIKKIIIKLRNVVSINNFGYQIVGDKDSDFDYDVLSTNSMKGLLLAPCSSFISHSCYPNVSKIFMPKRKMVMMTVLPVKKGEQLYCCYGPSITENVQERQAYLLKNYYFTCECEACNNNWTLESFNTLPQISEVDNFYKFVQDFNKLKFTRICEDLIENWSIDMETIKEVAEVCKVLSKNLKKHSALLYSFYYSIFLTNAFILLYQEKRHIPYQC; encoded by the exons atgcaaaCACAACAAACAATGGATGCACATAGCGACTTTTTAACAGTACGCAAACAGCTTTGTGACTTTGAAGTagcagaggaagaaaaaaagggaaacgTTTTGAGAAAATGTTCTGCAGCATCAACAAATCTGCGTACAAGTGGAAATAAGTTATACAGAAGCAAAGATCATGATAAAAGAACTCATGAAAACATATTATCCCTATACTCAGAAAGCATCGCTTTTGCCCCAGTAGATTCTGAAGAGCTTGCTCTAGCGTATAGCAATAGATCAGCTCTGTTGTTACATTTGCATTATCCAGAAAAATCATTGATCGACATTGTCAAAGCATTGGGAATTACCAAATCAACATATTTGAGAACCAAACTCTTATCGCGAAAAGCAAAGTGTTTGGAACTCATAAAAAAGTCTGCTGATCGAGAAGATAATAGTTCtgatgaattaaaaattccaaaattCACCCCATCAAAGCAACTTCCATGTGTTGCTGACTGCGTGAAAGTTGATTACAACAAGCAGTTTGGTAGGCACATGGTTGCAACTCGTGATATTGAGCCTGGTGAAGTGATTATTGCTGAGACTGGCCATGTTGTATTTCCTAGTGGAGAGCAGATGTATCTCAACTGTTCTAACTGTTTGAGATTAGCTTGGACTGGAATTCCTTGTGATTTTTGCGCTTTTGCTATTTTTTGCAGTGAGACATGCAAAAAAGAAGCTTGGAATGCATATCATGATATAGAATGCTGCATAATACCATATATTTTCTTGAAGCAAAAAGATAAATCATTATTGAGTCATATGATGATTACAGCCAGAATATTTATAACAGCTGTTAAAAGAGAAGGACTGGAACATATAATGCATACTGCTGAAGCTATAGATAATCAAG aTATCCATGCTCAAAATGTTCGGACTACTGAAGAGTTTAAttgtacaaaatttaaatatctttACAATTTATCAAGTCATGACCAAGATATAATAAGACATTATGGACATGCTCAGTACATTGAAGAAGATTATTTACTTAGCGTACTATACAAATGTACTAGCATTTTCAGTACTTTTCAGAAGATCAATTCTGATAATAAAGAATTATATGTTAAAATGTTCTCAgacataaagaaaataatcatcAAGTTAAGAAATGTCGTTTCTATCAACAATTTTGGA TATCAGATCGTTGGGGATAAAGATTCTGATTTTGATTATGATGTTCTATCAACTAATAGTATGAAAGGATTACTTCTTGCTCCATGTTCTAGTTTTATCAGTCACAGCTGTTATCCTAATGTTAGTAAAATATTCATGCCGAAAAGAAAAATGGTAATGATGACTGTGCTTCCTGTTAAAAAGGGTGAACAG CTATACTGCTGTTATGGGCCATCAATAACTGAAAATGTCCAAGAAAGACAAGCATATTTACtgaagaattattattttacttgtgAATGCGAAGCTTGCAATAATAATTGGACATTAGAAAGTTTTAACACATTG CCGCAAATTTCCGAGGTAGATAATTTCTACAAATTCGTGCaagattttaacaaattaaaatttactcgTATTTGTGAGGACCTGATAGAGAATTGGTCAATTGATATGGAAACAATTAAAGAAGTTGCGGAGGTATGTAAAGTGTTAAgcaagaatttaaaaaaacattctGCCCTGctatattctttttattattcaatatttttaacaaacgCATTTATACTTCTGTACCAAGAAAAGCGCCACATACCTTATCAatgttaa
- the LOC100123002 gene encoding solute carrier family 35 member F2 isoform X1, whose amino-acid sequence MHQGVPASSAGVRFHHHHHHHGPSSQHLHHHQQQQPRTPPRGLCEKIENYIAELGQWAVWRAIIMGQFLALVLCFMTLLNHHINATSRINLPTAQNLPHYVMMLLVYTTWMSCRGAGNGLFSVIRARGWRYLLLALIDVEANTLITSSHQFTSLASIQLLDCVAIPVALALSCLVLGVRYRMVHIVGVSVCLMGVGCLVWAGIEENKDMASTGKNQLVGDMLCLGGAVLFSIITVLQELAVKSIDIIEYLGMMGFFGTILCGSQIAVLERVQIESFHFDNVLIMTFLVVYCITQFVFYSLVPVVLYETGATSLQLALLTADFFNILFGMLIHQYKFHTLYFLSYILTMTGIYIYAIKRTPMSSGSRRQHAEPTAPDYSDIILRHMAHPDIGEVELATSSGGTLDMRTSTLGSERETMDATSLPLSVSSDTAFTSFYGSQANLKPSRSTARIPSNANLHDGSATMRSS is encoded by the exons ATGCATCAGGGAGTGCCCGCAAGCTCGGCGGGTGTGCGCTTTCATCACCACCACCATCACCACGGGCCGTCGTCTCAGCACCTGCATCACcatcagcagcaacagccaAGGACACCGCCGAGGGGTCTATGCGAGAAGATCGAGAATTACATCGCTGAACTTGGACAGTG GGCGGTATGGAGGGCgataataatgggtcaattcctGGCGCTCGTGCTCTGCTTTATGACGCTGCTCAACCACCACATCAATGCCACATCGCGCATAAACCTGCCGACGG CCCAAAATTTGCCGCACTACGTGATGATGCTGCTGGTCTACACGACGTGGATGTCCTGTCGAGGTGCCGGGAACGGCTTGTTCTCCGTCATCAGAGCTCGAGGCTGGAGGTACCTTCTCCTTGCCCTGATCGACGTCGAGGCCAATACCCTCATCACCTCGTCCCACCAGTTTACCAGTCTCGCCAGTATCCAA CTGCTGGACTGCGTGGCCATACCCGTAGCCTTGGCATTGTCCTGTCTGGTTCTGGGGGTGAGGTACCGCATGGTCCACATCGTCGGGGTCTCGGTCTGCCTCATGGGAGTCGGCTGTCTCGTCTGGGCCGGCATCGAGGAGAACAAGGACATGGCCAGCACGG GTAAAAATCAACTGGTCGGCGACATGCTGTGTCTGGGAGGTGCGGTGCTCTTCTCGATCATCACCGTATTACAAGAACTCGCTGTCAAGTCCATCGACATCATCGAGTACCTTGGGATGATGGGCTTCTTCGGGACCATCCTCTGCGGTTCTCAGAT AGCCGTTCTGGAGAGGGTACAGATCGAGAGCTTCCACTTTGACAACGTGCTGATAATGACCTTCCTGGTGGTCTACTGCATAACGCAGTTCGTGTTCTACTCGCTGGTACCGGTGGTCCTGTACGAAACCGGTGCCACCTCGCTTCAATTGGCTCTACTCACGGCCGATTTCTTCAATATCCTCTTCGGCATGTTGATACACCAGTACAAG TTCCACACGTTATATTTCCTCTCTTACATCCTGACCATGACCGGCATATACATCTACGCTATCAAGCGGACGCCAATGTCGTCGGGTTCGCGAAGGCAACACGCCGAGCCCACAGCTCCGGATTACag TGACATTATTTTAAGACACATGGCGCATCCGGACATCGGCGAGGTTGAGCTGGCCACAAGCTCGGGTGGCACCCTGGACATGCGAACCTCGACTCTGGGAAGCGAGCGCGAGACCATGGACGCCACGTCGTTACCGCTGAGCGTCAGCTCGGACACGGCCTTCACCTCGTTCTACGGAAGCCAGGCCAACCTGAAACCTAGCCGATCGACCGCAAGGATACCATCGAACGCGAATCTGCACGACGGCAGCGCCACCATGCGGTCATCCTGA
- the SP133 gene encoding serine protease 133 precursor, which yields MSLAIAVCLCFGVLAGLSGAKPQTRIIGGETVNIQDYPYQISMRWTYGVPKPMHFCGGSIVSRYHIVTAAHCVDNKRTPDMLRYIKIYTGTSRSDSTGGTGKAHTVKSVLVHPGYTGASTTYLNDIAIVTLREPIDFNQYQKAINLPTQDVHYRQASSAVVTGWGSTRSGSQDTPINLQKAPMRLMTSTQCQRQLPFNLRNSQVCAIQRHGVGVCTGDSGGPLAVNGELVGVASYVVECGKGHPDVYTNVYSYVNFIKKAIASP from the exons ATGAGTTTGGCAATCGCAGTCTGTCTGTGCTTCGGCGTTCTGGCCG GTCTGAGCGGAGCAAAGCCCCAGACGCGGATAATCGGTGGCGAGACGGTCAACATCCAGGACTACCCTTACCAGATCTCGATGCGATGGACCTACGGTGTACCGAAACCGATGCACTTCTGCGGCGGTTCGATCGTCAGCCGTTACCACATCGTCACCGCGGCTCACTGCGTCGACAACAAACGCACGCCTGATATGCTCAGGTACATCAAGATCTACACCGGTACCAGCCGATCCGACTCTACCGGAGGTACCGGAAAGGCTCACACCGTCAAGAGTGTCCTCGTGCATCCGGGATACACTGGTGCCAGCACTACGTACCTCAACGACATTGCTATTGTCACG CTGCGCGAGCCGATCGACTTCAACCAGTACCAGAAGGCGATAAACTTACCGACCCAGGACGTACATTACCGACAGGCATCCAGCGCTGTGGTTACCGGCTGGGGTAGCACGAGATCAGGTTCCCAGGACACTCCGATCAATCTGCAAAAGGCTCCGATGAGACTGATGACCAGTACCCAGTGCCAGCGCCAACTACCCTTCAACCTGAGAAACAGCCAGGTCTGCGCCATCCAAAGACACGGTGTCGGCGTCTGCACC GGTGACAGCGGCGGTCCTCTGGCAGTCAATGGTGAGCTCGTCGGTGTGGCTTCGTACGTCGTCGAATGCGGCAAGGGACATCCCGACGTGTATACGAATGTTTATTCTTACGTCAACTTTATCAAGAAGGCCATCGCTTCGCCTTAA
- the LOC100123002 gene encoding solute carrier family 35 member F2 isoform X2 produces MHQGVPASSAGVRFHHHHHHHGPSSQHLHHHQQQQPRTPPRGLCEKIENYIAELGQWAVWRAIIMGQFLALVLCFMTLLNHHINATSRINLPTAQNLPHYVMMLLVYTTWMSCRGAGNGLFSVIRARGWRYLLLALIDVEANTLITSSHQFTSLASIQLLDCVAIPVALALSCLVLGVRYRMVHIVGVSVCLMGVGCLVWAGIEENKDMASTGKNQLVGDMLCLGGAVLFSIITVLQELAVKSIDIIEYLGMMGFFGTILCGSQIAVLERVQIESFHFDNVLIMTFLVVYCITQFVFYSLVPVVLYETGATSLQLALLTADFFNILFGMLIHQYKFHTLYFLSYILTMTGIYIYAIKRTPMSSGSRRQHAEPTAPDYRHMAHPDIGEVELATSSGGTLDMRTSTLGSERETMDATSLPLSVSSDTAFTSFYGSQANLKPSRSTARIPSNANLHDGSATMRSS; encoded by the exons ATGCATCAGGGAGTGCCCGCAAGCTCGGCGGGTGTGCGCTTTCATCACCACCACCATCACCACGGGCCGTCGTCTCAGCACCTGCATCACcatcagcagcaacagccaAGGACACCGCCGAGGGGTCTATGCGAGAAGATCGAGAATTACATCGCTGAACTTGGACAGTG GGCGGTATGGAGGGCgataataatgggtcaattcctGGCGCTCGTGCTCTGCTTTATGACGCTGCTCAACCACCACATCAATGCCACATCGCGCATAAACCTGCCGACGG CCCAAAATTTGCCGCACTACGTGATGATGCTGCTGGTCTACACGACGTGGATGTCCTGTCGAGGTGCCGGGAACGGCTTGTTCTCCGTCATCAGAGCTCGAGGCTGGAGGTACCTTCTCCTTGCCCTGATCGACGTCGAGGCCAATACCCTCATCACCTCGTCCCACCAGTTTACCAGTCTCGCCAGTATCCAA CTGCTGGACTGCGTGGCCATACCCGTAGCCTTGGCATTGTCCTGTCTGGTTCTGGGGGTGAGGTACCGCATGGTCCACATCGTCGGGGTCTCGGTCTGCCTCATGGGAGTCGGCTGTCTCGTCTGGGCCGGCATCGAGGAGAACAAGGACATGGCCAGCACGG GTAAAAATCAACTGGTCGGCGACATGCTGTGTCTGGGAGGTGCGGTGCTCTTCTCGATCATCACCGTATTACAAGAACTCGCTGTCAAGTCCATCGACATCATCGAGTACCTTGGGATGATGGGCTTCTTCGGGACCATCCTCTGCGGTTCTCAGAT AGCCGTTCTGGAGAGGGTACAGATCGAGAGCTTCCACTTTGACAACGTGCTGATAATGACCTTCCTGGTGGTCTACTGCATAACGCAGTTCGTGTTCTACTCGCTGGTACCGGTGGTCCTGTACGAAACCGGTGCCACCTCGCTTCAATTGGCTCTACTCACGGCCGATTTCTTCAATATCCTCTTCGGCATGTTGATACACCAGTACAAG TTCCACACGTTATATTTCCTCTCTTACATCCTGACCATGACCGGCATATACATCTACGCTATCAAGCGGACGCCAATGTCGTCGGGTTCGCGAAGGCAACACGCCGAGCCCACAGCTCCGGATTACag ACACATGGCGCATCCGGACATCGGCGAGGTTGAGCTGGCCACAAGCTCGGGTGGCACCCTGGACATGCGAACCTCGACTCTGGGAAGCGAGCGCGAGACCATGGACGCCACGTCGTTACCGCTGAGCGTCAGCTCGGACACGGCCTTCACCTCGTTCTACGGAAGCCAGGCCAACCTGAAACCTAGCCGATCGACCGCAAGGATACCATCGAACGCGAATCTGCACGACGGCAGCGCCACCATGCGGTCATCCTGA
- the LOC103315491 gene encoding SET and MYND domain-containing protein 4 has product MDLKSRLLFDFEVAEEEKKGNVLRKCSAASTNLRTSGNKLYRSKNHDKRTHENILSLYSESIAFAPVDSEELALAYSNRSALLLHLHYPEKSLIDIVKALGITKSTYLRTKLLSRKAKCLELIKKSADREDNSSDELKIPTFTPSKQLPCVADCVKVDYNKQFGRHMVATRDIEPGEVIIAETGHVVFPSGEQMYLNCSNCLRLAWTGIPCDFCAFAIFCSETCKKEAWNAYHDIECCIMSHVFLKHTEKSFWTHVMIVARILIKAVKREGLKNILSTAESMDKQDICAKRVWSNDGYNCATFRFCYSLLSHNNCMVKDYGYILNLQAEVILKLLYKYTSIFNTFQKSDVRESSDDTGIFLTTKKLFVKLRNIVNANIFGYQIIEDDRYNDKNIIQLSELTVKGLLLAPCSSFINHSCYPNVSKIFMPKGKIVMMSVLPVKKGEQLYCNYGTNLSEETKERQSYLQSNYFFKCECLPCKNNWTFESMRKIVPTYDLNNDLKFIKEFKKMYSMRLNGESKDWPIDPEAIKEAKDICKLIQKYLQSHILPQYSMRYAFFLECAFRKLYEEKCSIPHSC; this is encoded by the exons ATGGATCTGAAAAGCAgacttctttttgattttgaagtagcagaggaagaaaaaaagggaaacgTTTTGAGAAAATGTTCTGCAGCATCAACAAATCTGCGTACAAGTGGAAATAAGTTATACAGAAGCAAAAATCATGATAAAAGAACTCATGAAAACATATTATCCCTATACTCAGAAAGCATCGCTTTTGCCCCAGTAGATTCTGAGGAGCTTGCTCTAGCGTATAGCAATAGATCAGCTCTGTTGTTACATTTGCATTATCCAGAAAAATCATTGATCGACATTGTCAAAGCATTGGGAATTACCAAATCAACATATTTGAGAACCAAACTCTTATCGCGAAAAGCAAAGTGTTTGGAACTCATAAAAAAGTCTGCTGATCGAGAAGATAATAGTTCtgatgaattaaaaattccaaCATTCACCCCATCAAAGCAACTTCCATGTGTTGCTGACTGCGTGAAAGTTGATTACAACAAGCAGTTTGGTAGGCACATGGTTGCAACTCGTGATATTGAGCCTGGTGAAGTGATTATTGCTGAGACTGGCCATGTTGTATTTCCTAGTGGAGAGCAGATGTATCTCAACTGTTCTAACTGTCTGAGATTAGCTTGGACTGGAATTCCTTGTGATTTTTGCGCTTTTGCTATTTTTTGCAGTGAGACATGCAAAAAAGAAGCTTGGAATGCATATCATGATATAGAATGCTGCATAATGTcacatgtttttttaaaacatacGGAAAAATCATTTTGGACTCATGTCATGATTGTAGCtagaatattaataaaagcaGTTAAAAGAGAAGgactgaaaaatattttaagtacTGCTGAATCCATGGATAAACAAG ATATTTGTGCAAAACGGGTTTGGTCGAATGATGGTTACAACTGCGCTACATTTAGATTTTGCTATAGTTTATTAAGTCACAACAATTGTATGGTGAAAGACTATGGATACATACTGAACCTTCAAGCAGAAGTTATActgaaattattatacaaatatACCAGCATTTTCAATACCTTTCAGAAAAGTGATGTTAGAGAATCCAGTGATGATACaggaatttttttaactaCAAAAAAACTATTTGTCAAACTAAGAAATATTGTTAATGCCAACATTTTTGGT TATCAGATAATTGAAGATGATCGTTATAATGATAAAAACATTATACAGCTGTCAGAACTTACTGTCAAAGGACTACTTCTAGCTCCATGCTCCAGTTTTATCAATCATAGTTGCTATCCAAAcgttagtaaaatatttatgccTAAAGGGAAAATTGTAATGATGTCTGTGCTTCCTGTTAAAAAGGGTGAACAG TTGTATTGCAATTACGGAACAAATTTATCTGAAGAAACGAAAGAAAGACAATCGTATTTACAAtcgaattatttctttaaatgtGAATGCCTACCTTGCAAAAACAATTGGACTTTTGAAAGCATgcgcaaaata GTACCCACTTATGATctaaataatgatttaaaatttataaaagagtttaaaaaaatgtattcaatgCGTCTTAATGGAGAATCTAAGGACTGGCCTATTGATCCAGAAGCAATCAAAGAAGctaaagatatctgtaaaCTGATTCAAAAGTATTTACAAAGTCACATTTTACCGCAATATTCTATGCGATATGCATTTTTCTTAGAATGCGCATTTAGAAAGCTTTACGAAGAAAAATGCAGTATACCTCATTCTtgttaa
- the LOC100680187 gene encoding putative ankyrin repeat protein RF_0381: MEEDQEPERRRMDPRAIPLLFSLKGVDINQKTDGGETMLHVAVRMRDKEVAFVLLEAGASVNIKDAEGNTPLSSAIEIESSDMVDLLLKYNPDFDIDIVRDKFYTSLMGSSSDDEKIVRSMIKHGFTVKETDNFSTTLLWAVVLLGLEDFAISIINYKTNFMESIKVWYRSFLLMTQPFTEKQTEILGIITKIIDHFLPGQKVDMLGNHNQLLFKILLSQCDIELINVSVMSLGGSFNDNEEADIVAITKDVLLNCYDGDNPILDKYGRTGLHYAAKVGNVGVIQALLDMHLDVNVTDEDGKTPLNYIHDRISEYSKSDNSNEVINNEKHFDLEFNCDFTLLDLKIGAVLLIKHVSKLITSNSYITLKNLKTVKSLLTMMTKDTEMAPYYLSICSFIEQCEDEINLMKSQKLVELTYFDFLKKNYNQIALYTRRKEVIEAFQSDNKFLKDLEIYGPMLERRFQVSNIRRGLIENVESIVFDILKWRQLSIVVVREILSNLNNEELTFIVLNA, encoded by the coding sequence ATGGAGGAAGATCAAGAACCTGAGCGTAGAAGAATGGATCCTAGGGCAATACCATTGTTGTTCTCACTCAAGGGTGTGGACATTAATCAAAAAACGGATGGCGGAGAGACAATGTTGCATGTTGCTGTAAGGATGAGAGACAAAGAGGTTGCTTTTGTTCTTCTAGAAGCTGGTGCCAGTGTCAACATAAAAGATGCCGAAGGTAATACTCCTCTATCTTCTGCAATTGAAATCGAATCTTCAGATATGGTTGATCTGTTACTCAAGTACAATCCAGATTTTGATATCGATATTGTTAGAGACAAGTTTTACACGAGTTTGATGGGCTCTTCTTCTGACGATGAGAAGATTGTCAGATCCATGATTAAACATGGGTTTACGGTTAAAGAAACTGATAATTTTAGTACAACTCTACTGTGGGCCGTTGTGTTATTGGGATTAGAAGACTTTGCTATTTCCATTATTAATTACAAGACCAACTTTATGGAGTCTATCAAGGTGTGGTACCGTTCATTCCTATTGATGACTCAGCCATTCACAGAAAAGCAAACTGAGATACTAggaataataacaaaaataatagaccATTTCTTGCCAGGACAGAAAGTTGATATGCTAGGTAACCACAATCAATTACTATTTAAAATCTTGCTATCTCAATGTGACATAGAATTGATAAATGTTAGTGTCATGAGCCTGGGAGGAAGTTTTAATGACAATGAAGAGGCAGATATAGTAGCAATAACCAAAGATGTTTTGCTGAATTGTTACGATGGAGATAATCCAATATTAGATAAATATGGCAGAACAGGACTACATTATGCAGCTAAAGTGGGTAATGTTGGAGTAATTCAAGCTTTGTTAGATATGCATTTGGATGTCAACGTCACAGATGAAGATGGTAAAACACCACTCAATTACATTCATGACAGAATAAGTGAATACTCTAAAAGTGATAACAGCAATGAGGttattaataatgaaaaacacTTTGATTTAGAATTCAACTGTGACTTTACTCTATTGGATTTGAAAATTGGAGCCGTTTTGCTCATCAAGCATGTATCCAAATTGATTACATCCAACTCGTAcattactttaaaaaatttgaaaacagTTAAGTCACTCTTGACAATGATGACCAAAGATACAGAAATGGCACCATATTACCTATCGATATGTTCCTTTATCGAACAGTGTGAAGATGAAATAAACCTCATGAAGAGTCAAAAGTTGGTAGAACTTACCTACTTTgactttttgaaaaagaacTACAATCAGATTGCTTTATACACAAGAAGAAAAGAAGTGATTGAAGCTTTCCAATCAGACAATAAATTCCTAAAGGATCTGGAAATTTATGGTCCTATGTTAGAGCGCCGATTTCAAGTGAGCAATATCAGAAGAGGCCTTATTGAAAATGTTGAAAGTATAGTATTTGATATTTTGAAATGGCGGCAACTATCAATAGTGGTTGTAAGAGAAATCCTAAGTAATTTGAATAACGAAGAACTAACGTTTATTGTGCTAAACGCATAG